In Nocardioides sp. JS614, the sequence CGACGTTGCGCAGCGCCCCGAGGAAGCCGAACCACTTCTCCCGCTCTCCCGGCGCCGAGATCGCGGCGACGATGTTGCCGTAGGAGCCCCAGAAGGCGGTCCGGCCCACCGTCACGACGACCGTCCACAGGGTCAGGCCGACGAAGGAGTCGGTCGCGAGGTAGGCGACGAAGCCGGCCGTCTGGAGCAGGTTGCCGGCGAGCAGCACGTGCTTGGCGCCGTAGCGGTCGACCAGGCCACCGAGCAGCGGGCCTGCGGGCAGCGCGACCGCCGACGCCAGTGAGATCGCGGCCCCGACCTGCACGAGCGACAGGTCGGTCGTGACGAGGAAGTAGAGGATCGAGACCGGCATGAACACACCGCTGCCGATCGCGTCGATGGCGATGGCGGTGACGAACCTGCGGTGGTTGCCCACGGAGGGGAACCCCAGCGCGGCGCCGATGCGGTCGAGCACCCCCACATCCTCCTGCCTCGGGCCGCGTGGTCGGCAACCCGATATCGCCATGCTGCCGTCCTCTAGGGTCGGGCCATGACGTTCTCGATCGTGGCCCGGTCCGCCGACGGTGAGTCCTGGGGCGTGGCCGTGGCCTCCAAGTTCCTCGCCGTCGGAGCCGCCGTCCCGGCGGCGGTGGCCGGGGTCGGCGCGATCGCCACCCAGGCCGACGCCAACGTCGCCTACAAGGGCCAGGCGCTCGCGCACCTCGACGACGGCGCCACCGCCTCCGTCGCCCTCCAACGGCTGCTGGAGGAGGACGACGGACGCGAGCACCGCCAGGTCGGCATCGTCGACGTGGACGGCAACGCGGCCAGTCACACCGGCGCGGACTGCCTCGACTGGGCCGGCAGCCTGACCGGCGCCGGCTACGCCATCCAGGGCAACATCCTCACCGGCTCCGAGGTCGTCGAGGCGATGGAGGCGGCCTGGCTCGCCGGGCCGCCGGACGCACCGCTCGCGCACCTGCTGCTCGCAGCCTTGGCTGCGGGCGACGAGGCCGGCGGCGACTCGCGCGGCCGCCAGTCGGCGGCGCTCCTGGTCGTCCGGGACGGCGCCGGGTACGGCGGCCTCGACGACATCGCCGTGGACCTGCGAGTCGACGACCACGCGAGCCCGATCGCCGAGCTGACCCGGCTGCTCGAGCTCAACGACCTCTACCTCACCGCGTCCACCGAGGAGGAGAAGGTCCCGGTCACTCCGGAGCTCGAGGCGGAGCTCGAGGAGCTGGCCCGCGCGGCCGGGGCCCGGGACCTCCAGGCCTGGGTCGGCACCGAGAACTACGAGATGCGGGTGGCGCCGGACGGGACCTGGATCGACGTCAAGATCCTGGAGATCCTGCGCGGGACCAGGGGCGGCGCCGGGGGTACCTCGGCATGAGCGTCCTCGCGATCGACGCCGGCACCACCGGGGTCACCGCCGTGGTGGTGGAGCACGACGGCTCGATCGCGGTCAAGGGCTACCAGGAGTTCGCGCAGCACTTCCCCCAGCCCGGCTGGGTGGAGCATTCCCCCGAGGAGATCTGGCAGGCCACCCTGGAGGCGGTCCGGGACGTGCTCCAGCGGTACGACGCGTCGCGGCTCGAGGCCGTCGGGATCACCAACCAGCGCGAGACGGTGCTGCTCTGGGACCGCGAGACCCTCGGGTCGCCGCGCCGCGCGATCGTCTGGCAGGACCGTCGTACCGCCGACCTGTGCACGCGGCTGCGCGAGGCCGGCCACGAGGCGCGGGTCAGCGAGCTGACCGGGCTGCGCCTGGACCCGTACTTCTCGGGCACCAAGCTGATGTGGCTGGCCGAGAACGAGCCGCACACCTGGGCGCTGGTCGAGTCGGGCCGCTACGCGATCGGCACCGTCGACTCCTACCTGATCGCGCGGATGACCCGTGGCACCTGGCACGCCACCGACGTGTCGAACGCGTCCCGGACGCTCCTGCTCGACCTGGAGACCGGCGAGTGGTCCGACGAGCTGTGCTCGCTGTTCGGGGTGCCGCGCGACGCGCTGCCGGAGCTGGTGCCGAACTGGGGCGAGATCGCGACCACCGACCCGACGACGTTCCTCGACCTGTCGCTGCCGATCTCGGGCCTGGCCGGCGACCAGCAGTCCGCGCTGTTCGGCCAGACCTGCTTCGACGAGGGCGACTCCAAGTGCACCTACGGGACCGGGTCGTTCATCCTCACCAACACCGGCACGACGATCCAGCGCTCGGACGCCGGACTCCTCGCGACGGCCGCCTGGCGCTCGCCGTCCGGCGAGCTCACCTACGCGACCGAGGGCGCGATCTTCGTGACCGGTGCCGCCGTGCAGTGGCTGCGCGACGGGCTGCAGATCGTGGGCTCGGCCGCCGAGACCGAGCCGATCGCGCGCACCGTCGCCGACACCGGCGGGGTCGTCTTCGTGCCCGCGCTGACCGGCCTGGGCGCGCCGCACTGGGACCCGCACGCCCGGGGCCTGGTCATCGGCATCACCCGCGGCACCACCCGCGCACACCTGGTCCGCGCCGCGCTCGAGGCGATCGCGTTCGAGGTCCGCGACGTGCTCGACACCCTCTCCGGCGCGGGCGCCGGGCTGTCCTCGCTGCGCGTGGACGGCGGCGCCTCCGCCAACAACCTGCTCTGCCAGATCCAGGCCGACCAGGTCGGCGTACCGGTCGAGCGCCCGGCGACCGTCGAGACCACCGCCTTGGGCGCCGCGTTCCTGGCCGGGCTCGGGGC encodes:
- the glpK gene encoding glycerol kinase GlpK; amino-acid sequence: MSVLAIDAGTTGVTAVVVEHDGSIAVKGYQEFAQHFPQPGWVEHSPEEIWQATLEAVRDVLQRYDASRLEAVGITNQRETVLLWDRETLGSPRRAIVWQDRRTADLCTRLREAGHEARVSELTGLRLDPYFSGTKLMWLAENEPHTWALVESGRYAIGTVDSYLIARMTRGTWHATDVSNASRTLLLDLETGEWSDELCSLFGVPRDALPELVPNWGEIATTDPTTFLDLSLPISGLAGDQQSALFGQTCFDEGDSKCTYGTGSFILTNTGTTIQRSDAGLLATAAWRSPSGELTYATEGAIFVTGAAVQWLRDGLQIVGSAAETEPIARTVADTGGVVFVPALTGLGAPHWDPHARGLVIGITRGTTRAHLVRAALEAIAFEVRDVLDTLSGAGAGLSSLRVDGGASANNLLCQIQADQVGVPVERPATVETTALGAAFLAGLGAGVWGSTDDLRETWRLDRRFEPALDRPTADAAHARWTDAVERAKDWAD
- a CDS encoding DUF1028 domain-containing protein: MTFSIVARSADGESWGVAVASKFLAVGAAVPAAVAGVGAIATQADANVAYKGQALAHLDDGATASVALQRLLEEDDGREHRQVGIVDVDGNAASHTGADCLDWAGSLTGAGYAIQGNILTGSEVVEAMEAAWLAGPPDAPLAHLLLAALAAGDEAGGDSRGRQSAALLVVRDGAGYGGLDDIAVDLRVDDHASPIAELTRLLELNDLYLTASTEEEKVPVTPELEAELEELARAAGARDLQAWVGTENYEMRVAPDGTWIDVKILEILRGTRGGAGGTSA